The following are from one region of the Flavobacteriaceae bacterium UJ101 genome:
- a CDS encoding UPF0313 protein (Belongs to the UPF0313 family.): MQTQRPITDWLPITKKEVEKRGWKELDVIIVSGDAYVDHPSFGTAVIGRIIESEGFKVGIIPQPSWNDDLRDFKKFGKPRLFFGVTAGCMDSMVNHYTASKRRRSEDAYTPGGDKGFRPDYATIQYSQILKNLYPDVPVLIGGVEASLRRVTHYDYWSDQLKPSILKESKADMLVYGMGEMPLREIMRLLDKGIPFESLTTIPQTAILKHQNEKLPRNKNWEDVELISHEVCLNDKKKFASNFKIVEVESNKIHARRILQNIEDETLIINPPYPPMTEKEIDTSFDLPYTRLPHPKYRKRGPIPAFEMIKFSINMHRGCFGGCSFCTISAHQGKFVASRSEKSILKEVDEVTKMPDFKGYISDLGGPSANMYKMKGKIQSICDKCVSPSCIHPVICSNLDTTHKPLTQVYKKAHAHPDVKKAFIGSGIRYDLLTKSYNKKADENDLDEYMDELVQNHISGRLKVAPEHTAEDTLRIMRKPNFKHFHEFKKKYDQANAKHGLKQPLIPYFISSHPGCKEGDMANLAAETKNMGFKLEQVQDFTPTPMTVATVAYYSGYHPYTLNDVYVPKTKKERDKQHQFFFWHKKEKRAAIRERLKQLGKDELIPKILGNQDHFSPSKPSCGNKNSKKHKKKTFKPKRRR, from the coding sequence ATGCAAACACAAAGGCCCATCACAGATTGGTTACCCATTACCAAAAAAGAAGTTGAAAAACGAGGTTGGAAAGAATTGGATGTGATTATTGTATCAGGAGATGCTTATGTTGATCACCCTTCTTTTGGAACCGCCGTAATTGGACGAATCATTGAAAGCGAAGGTTTTAAAGTAGGAATTATTCCTCAACCTAGTTGGAATGATGATTTACGCGATTTCAAAAAATTTGGAAAACCTCGATTATTTTTTGGTGTTACCGCGGGATGTATGGATTCCATGGTAAATCATTATACTGCTTCCAAGCGACGTAGATCAGAAGATGCTTACACTCCGGGAGGTGATAAAGGGTTTCGTCCTGATTATGCTACCATTCAATATTCACAAATTTTAAAAAATCTATATCCTGATGTGCCTGTTTTGATTGGAGGTGTAGAAGCTTCGCTTCGCCGTGTAACCCATTATGATTATTGGAGCGATCAATTAAAACCATCTATTTTGAAGGAAAGTAAAGCCGATATGTTAGTTTATGGTATGGGTGAAATGCCTTTACGTGAAATTATGCGCTTGCTCGATAAAGGAATTCCTTTTGAAAGTCTTACCACTATTCCTCAAACAGCCATCTTAAAACATCAAAACGAAAAATTACCTCGAAATAAAAATTGGGAAGATGTAGAACTTATTTCCCACGAAGTTTGTTTAAATGATAAAAAGAAATTTGCTTCTAATTTTAAAATTGTAGAAGTAGAATCCAATAAAATTCATGCACGACGCATTTTACAAAATATTGAAGATGAAACTTTAATTATCAATCCTCCTTATCCTCCAATGACGGAAAAAGAGATTGATACTTCATTTGATTTACCATATACACGACTCCCTCATCCAAAATATAGAAAACGAGGTCCTATTCCTGCTTTTGAAATGATTAAATTCTCCATTAATATGCACCGAGGCTGTTTTGGTGGTTGTAGTTTCTGCACTATTTCAGCTCATCAAGGAAAATTTGTGGCATCACGTTCTGAGAAATCCATTTTAAAAGAAGTGGATGAAGTAACCAAAATGCCTGATTTTAAAGGTTATATTAGTGATTTAGGAGGCCCTTCTGCTAATATGTATAAAATGAAGGGAAAAATACAATCCATTTGTGATAAATGTGTGAGTCCTTCGTGTATACATCCTGTTATTTGTAGTAATTTGGATACTACACACAAACCTTTAACTCAAGTATACAAAAAAGCACATGCTCATCCTGATGTAAAAAAAGCATTTATTGGTAGTGGAATTCGTTATGATTTATTAACTAAATCATACAATAAAAAAGCAGACGAAAACGACTTGGATGAATATATGGATGAGTTGGTTCAAAACCATATATCAGGACGTTTAAAAGTTGCACCTGAACATACAGCTGAAGACACACTTCGTATTATGCGAAAACCTAATTTTAAGCACTTTCATGAATTTAAAAAGAAATATGACCAAGCTAATGCCAAACACGGTTTAAAACAACCCCTAATCCCCTATTTTATTTCAAGTCATCCAGGTTGTAAAGAAGGTGACATGGCAAATCTAGCTGCTGAAACAAAAAATATGGGTTTTAAATTAGAACAAGTTCAGGATTTTACACCTACTCCTATGACTGTTGCAACTGTTGCTTATTACTCAGGATACCATCCTTATACTTTAAATGATGTTTATGTTCCTAAAACAAAAAAGGAACGTGATAAACAACATCAATTTTTCTTTTGGCACAAAAAGGAAAAACGAGCTGCTATTCGAGAACGTTTAAAACAATTAGGTAAAGACGAATTAATTCCTAAAATATTAGGAAATCAAGACCATTTTTCTCCATCAAAACCTTCTTGTGGGAATAAAAACTCTAAAAAACATAAAAAGAAAACTTTTAAACCCAAACGCAGAAGATAG
- the argF gene encoding N-succinylornithine carbamoyltransferase (Catalyzes the conversion of N-acetylornithine to N- acetylcitrulline in an alternative arginine biosynthesis pathway. The enzyme has no activity with ornithine. Belongs to the ATCase/OTCase family.; KEGG: nko:Niako_5692 N-succinyl-L-ornithine transcarbamylase) gives MKQFTSVHDIQNVEEFVQKALKIKQDPYGFQQYGKNKTIGCVFFNPSLRTRLSSQKAAFHLGADCWVLNVGADSWKLEMADGTIMEDTQEHIKEAIQVMSVYCDVLAVRTFPSLENKEEDYSEYIFNKIVENATVPIVSLESATRHPLQSFADLITIEEHRPKNKKIKVVLTWAPHPKRLPQCVANSFAEWAHHIPNAEFIITHPKGYELDEKFTQNAPILYDQEEAFQNADFIYAKNWSCYQEYGKVLNVDTDWMITGEKMKHTHNGKFMHCLPMRRNVIASDDIMDSDTSLVIKQAENRIYSAQTVFLEMLKNNK, from the coding sequence ATGAAACAATTCACTAGTGTACACGATATTCAAAACGTAGAAGAGTTCGTGCAAAAAGCACTTAAAATTAAACAAGATCCTTACGGTTTTCAACAATATGGAAAAAACAAAACCATCGGTTGTGTCTTTTTCAATCCCAGCTTGCGAACCCGTCTAAGTAGTCAAAAAGCGGCGTTTCATTTAGGTGCTGATTGTTGGGTGTTAAATGTAGGAGCTGATTCTTGGAAATTGGAAATGGCGGATGGAACCATTATGGAAGATACTCAAGAACATATTAAGGAAGCTATACAAGTGATGAGTGTATATTGTGATGTATTAGCCGTAAGAACCTTCCCTTCACTTGAGAACAAAGAAGAAGATTACTCTGAATATATTTTCAATAAAATTGTGGAAAACGCAACAGTACCAATCGTAAGTTTAGAAAGTGCCACTCGTCACCCACTTCAATCCTTTGCCGATTTAATTACGATCGAAGAACATCGCCCAAAAAATAAAAAAATAAAAGTTGTTTTAACTTGGGCTCCTCACCCAAAACGATTACCTCAATGTGTAGCCAATTCTTTCGCAGAATGGGCACATCATATTCCGAATGCAGAATTTATAATTACACATCCTAAAGGTTATGAATTAGACGAAAAATTCACCCAAAATGCTCCTATTCTATATGATCAAGAGGAAGCTTTTCAAAACGCTGATTTTATCTATGCCAAAAACTGGAGTTGTTATCAAGAATATGGAAAAGTATTAAATGTAGATACTGATTGGATGATTACTGGAGAAAAAATGAAACATACCCATAACGGTAAATTCATGCATTGCTTACCTATGCGACGTAATGTTATTGCTAGTGATGATATAATGGATTCTGATACTTCCCTTGTAATCAAACAAGCCGAAAACCGTATCTATTCAGCTCAAACTGTATTTTTAGAAATGCTGAAAAATAATAAATAA
- the purE gene encoding 5-(carboxyamino)imidazole ribonucleotide mutase (Catalyzes the conversion of N5-carboxyaminoimidazole ribonucleotide (N5-CAIR) to 4-carboxy-5-aminoimidazole ribonucleotide (CAIR); Belongs to the AIR carboxylase family. Class I subfamily.; KEGG: cac:CA_C1390 5-(carboxyamino)imidazole ribonucleotide mutase), whose translation MKVAIVFGSTSDKEVMAKAARGLEEFDVPYGAFAISAHRLPSVLAEKLNEWEENGVEVIIAGAGLAAHLPGVIASKSTIPVIGVPLKGAIEGLDALYSIVQMPKDIPVATVGINNARNAAFLAVQMLSIKYPEYKEKLKGYRANQVEKLSKDVEQSL comes from the coding sequence ATGAAAGTAGCGATTGTATTTGGAAGTACATCAGACAAGGAAGTAATGGCAAAAGCAGCCAGAGGTTTAGAAGAGTTTGACGTTCCTTACGGAGCATTTGCCATCTCAGCACACCGTTTACCAAGCGTTTTAGCTGAAAAATTAAACGAGTGGGAAGAGAACGGAGTAGAAGTTATTATTGCAGGAGCTGGTTTAGCAGCACATTTACCAGGTGTGATTGCTTCTAAATCAACAATTCCAGTAATTGGAGTTCCATTAAAAGGAGCTATCGAAGGATTAGATGCTTTATACAGTATTGTTCAAATGCCTAAAGATATTCCAGTTGCAACAGTTGGAATTAATAATGCACGTAATGCCGCTTTTTTAGCAGTTCAAATGCTTTCAATTAAATATCCAGAATATAAAGAAAAATTAAAAGGATATAGAGCGAATCAAGTAGAAAAATTATCAAAAGACGTAGAACAAAGTTTATAA
- the argE gene encoding acetylornithine deacetylase (KEGG: pom:MED152_02650 acetylornithine deacetylase), with the protein MSIKLEKITDDCIQLLKEMIAIPSFSREEKNTADALFSFFEQYGCHPKRLKNNVWCESTNYTDNAPVILLNSHHDTVKFGEDWLTDPHTPTLDGDKLTGLGSNDAGASVVSLIATFIYLSQLPQLPYKLIIAISAEEEVSGQNGIRLLLPQLGKIDLGIVGEPTQMRGAIAEKGLIVLDCIAHGKTGHAAREEGENALYKALEDIRFFQNHPFQKESSILGKTKMTVTQIESGTQHNVVPDRCHFVVDIRTNELYQNTDVIEEVKKHIQSEITPRSYHLNSSRIDPEHPLVKKLLQMGRKTYGSPTLSDQASMNFQTIKLGPGMSARSHTPNEFIYLSEIKEGIQLYIELLEDFNFNV; encoded by the coding sequence ATGTCTATAAAACTAGAAAAAATAACAGACGACTGTATTCAATTATTAAAAGAAATGATTGCTATTCCTTCCTTTTCGAGAGAAGAAAAAAATACCGCCGATGCATTGTTTTCTTTTTTTGAACAATATGGTTGTCATCCAAAACGATTAAAAAATAACGTTTGGTGTGAATCTACTAATTATACTGATAATGCTCCTGTTATTTTATTAAACTCACATCATGATACCGTTAAATTTGGTGAAGATTGGTTAACTGATCCACATACACCTACCCTTGATGGAGATAAACTAACAGGGCTTGGGAGTAATGATGCCGGTGCCTCTGTGGTTTCTTTAATCGCTACTTTTATTTATTTATCACAACTGCCTCAACTACCCTATAAATTAATCATTGCTATTTCAGCTGAAGAAGAAGTTTCTGGTCAAAATGGTATTCGATTGTTATTACCTCAATTAGGAAAAATAGATTTAGGTATTGTAGGCGAACCCACCCAAATGCGAGGTGCTATTGCAGAAAAAGGACTCATTGTACTAGATTGTATCGCACATGGGAAAACAGGTCATGCAGCCCGAGAAGAAGGTGAAAATGCCTTATATAAAGCATTAGAGGACATCCGTTTTTTCCAGAATCATCCTTTTCAGAAAGAATCTTCTATTTTAGGAAAAACCAAAATGACCGTAACGCAGATTGAATCCGGTACACAACACAATGTAGTTCCCGATCGTTGTCATTTCGTAGTAGATATTCGTACCAACGAACTATACCAAAATACTGATGTAATTGAAGAAGTAAAAAAACACATTCAATCCGAAATAACTCCTCGTTCTTATCATTTAAATTCATCACGAATTGATCCAGAACATCCTCTAGTTAAAAAACTGCTTCAAATGGGACGTAAAACGTATGGTTCTCCTACCCTTTCAGATCAAGCTTCTATGAATTTTCAAACTATTAAATTAGGACCCGGTATGAGTGCTCGTTCCCATACACCCAATGAATTTATTTACCTTTCAGAAATCAAAGAGGGCATTCAATTGTATATTGAATTATTAGAAGACTTTAATTTTAATGTATAA
- the URA4|pyrC gene encoding dihydroorotase (KEGG: caj:CIG1485E_0390 dihydroorotase), with protein MKYLKKLLILITIVSLNLSAQNKLQSKISTYVIKNVNIITMRSDNKVIKNANIVIHNQKIRSINGSIPENSQVIDGTGKWLIPGLIDMHVHTLADGSLSVMYPTKGPAVSFNTQNNMTPYIANGVTTVFDLGARPEHIGQRNEIIRGDVIGPRIALAKVIGGKKSNTTSNTPSDGRNAVRIAKEEQYEFIKVYTWLNEETFKAIIDEAKKQNMKVVGHIPVVFEGKPTQDFFIPHFGLIAHAEELSKQTDDYSYEKAQEFARLAKENGTWLIPNLINMESIIKQAKSLKNIESLRGFKYVHPLMQSKWLTANKFEGASVKLIEYFQKQAEFHELIVKAFKEAGVPMVAGTDAGISGVVWGFSLHDELELLVKAGLTNEEALASATRLGAEWLEIGDKIGTIETNKFADMVLLEKNPLKDINNTRKISGVFVNGKWINKNKIDILLSDVEKWNNANKEYYDWKELLNSLKN; from the coding sequence ATGAAATATTTAAAAAAACTTCTAATCTTAATTACCATTGTAAGTTTAAATTTAAGCGCACAAAACAAATTGCAATCAAAAATTAGTACTTATGTTATAAAAAATGTGAATATAATAACTATGAGATCTGATAATAAAGTTATAAAGAACGCTAATATTGTAATTCATAATCAAAAAATACGATCAATTAACGGTTCTATTCCTGAAAATTCACAAGTAATTGATGGAACAGGAAAATGGCTTATTCCTGGACTAATAGATATGCATGTTCATACACTAGCGGATGGAAGTCTATCTGTAATGTATCCGACAAAAGGTCCTGCAGTAAGTTTTAATACGCAAAATAATATGACACCATATATTGCTAATGGTGTTACTACAGTTTTTGATTTGGGAGCAAGACCTGAACATATCGGACAACGAAATGAAATTATAAGAGGAGATGTAATTGGTCCACGAATAGCATTAGCCAAAGTAATTGGAGGGAAAAAATCGAATACTACATCGAATACTCCATCTGATGGAAGAAATGCAGTTCGAATTGCTAAAGAAGAACAGTATGAGTTCATTAAAGTGTATACTTGGCTTAATGAAGAAACTTTTAAAGCAATTATAGATGAGGCTAAGAAACAAAATATGAAAGTTGTTGGACACATTCCAGTCGTATTTGAAGGGAAACCAACCCAAGATTTTTTTATTCCTCACTTTGGTTTGATCGCTCACGCAGAAGAATTATCTAAACAAACTGATGATTATAGTTATGAAAAAGCACAAGAATTTGCTCGACTGGCTAAAGAAAATGGTACTTGGTTGATACCCAATTTAATTAACATGGAGTCCATTATAAAACAAGCAAAATCATTAAAAAATATTGAGTCTTTAAGAGGTTTTAAATATGTACATCCATTAATGCAAAGTAAGTGGTTAACTGCAAATAAATTTGAAGGAGCATCAGTTAAATTAATTGAATATTTCCAAAAACAAGCTGAATTTCATGAACTTATAGTTAAAGCATTTAAAGAAGCAGGCGTGCCTATGGTAGCAGGAACAGATGCTGGTATTTCAGGTGTTGTTTGGGGATTTTCTCTTCATGATGAACTTGAATTGTTAGTAAAAGCGGGTTTAACAAATGAAGAAGCTTTGGCTTCTGCAACACGATTAGGTGCAGAATGGCTTGAAATTGGAGATAAAATTGGAACCATTGAAACGAATAAGTTTGCGGATATGGTTTTATTGGAAAAAAATCCTTTAAAAGACATTAATAATACACGTAAAATCTCAGGTGTCTTTGTAAATGGTAAGTGGATTAATAAAAACAAAATCGATATCTTACTTTCAGATGTTGAGAAATGGAATAATGCTAACAAAGAGTATTATGATTGGAAAGAGCTTCTAAATAGTTTAAAAAATTAA
- the purM gene encoding phosphoribosylformylglycinamidine cyclo-ligase (Belongs to the AIR synthase family.; KEGG: cpe:CPE0684 phosphoribosylformylglycinamidine cyclo-ligase) — MSTYKKAGVDKEEGYATVNKIKDSVQSTHNENVLNGLGSFGAFFALKDYKNPVLVSGTDGVGTKLRIALDVEKYDTVGVDCFAMCANDILCHGAKPLFFLDYLACGKLDSDVAAEIISGVTNACKETGTALIGGETAEMPGMYQIGDYDIAGFCVGVVERDEIIDGSKIQEGDKIIALPASGFHSNGFSLIRTVFTDFNEDFKGKPIYEELLKPTKLYQNIVFSILEKYELNGIAHITGGGLIENVPRILPKGLGASIEKSKIQIPEIMLELSKRGNISLDEMFGTFNMGVGMVLVVDSKKANTILDHIDSEGEKAYVIGEIIKSDQEIILR; from the coding sequence ATGTCAACCTATAAAAAAGCAGGCGTAGATAAAGAAGAAGGTTACGCAACAGTAAATAAAATAAAAGATTCTGTTCAATCAACACATAATGAAAATGTATTGAATGGATTAGGTAGTTTTGGAGCCTTTTTTGCTTTAAAGGATTATAAAAATCCCGTTTTAGTAAGTGGTACCGATGGAGTAGGAACCAAGTTACGTATTGCCTTAGATGTAGAAAAATATGATACGGTGGGGGTAGATTGTTTCGCGATGTGTGCCAACGATATTTTGTGTCATGGCGCAAAACCCTTGTTTTTTCTAGATTATTTGGCTTGTGGTAAATTGGATTCAGATGTTGCAGCTGAGATTATTTCAGGAGTGACTAATGCCTGTAAAGAAACAGGAACAGCTCTAATTGGTGGAGAAACAGCTGAAATGCCAGGTATGTATCAAATAGGTGACTATGATATTGCTGGTTTTTGTGTAGGAGTAGTAGAGCGTGATGAAATTATTGATGGCTCTAAAATTCAAGAAGGCGATAAGATCATTGCACTTCCTGCAAGTGGTTTTCATAGTAATGGATTTTCATTGATTCGTACTGTTTTTACAGATTTTAATGAAGATTTTAAAGGGAAACCTATCTATGAAGAGCTATTAAAGCCTACCAAATTATATCAAAATATAGTATTTTCTATTTTAGAAAAATATGAATTAAATGGAATTGCTCATATTACAGGAGGAGGTTTAATAGAAAATGTTCCCCGTATTTTACCAAAAGGATTAGGGGCTTCGATAGAAAAATCAAAAATTCAAATTCCTGAAATTATGTTAGAACTTTCCAAACGAGGAAATATAAGTTTGGATGAAATGTTTGGAACATTTAATATGGGGGTAGGTATGGTTTTGGTTGTTGATTCAAAGAAAGCAAATACAATATTAGATCATATTGATTCAGAAGGAGAAAAAGCTTATGTAATTGGAGAAATAATAAAAAGTGATCAGGAAATCATTTTAAGATAA
- the purC gene encoding phosphoribosylaminoimidazolesuccinocarboxamide synthase (Belongs to the SAICAR synthetase family.; KEGG: ecn:Ecaj_0713 phosphoribosylaminoimidazole-succinocarboxamide synthase), whose product MSIEQKEFLYEGKAKQIYATNDPDKVIIHYKDDATAFNAQKKGSVADKGELNNKITEIIFKYLETKGIKTHFIDRLNERDQLCHKVTIMPLEVIVRNVIAGSMAKRLDMKEGTTPPNTIFDLCYKRDDLGDPLINDDHAVALGAATYDELKYIYGVTAQINDILKEHFLKEDIILVDFKIEFGKDKDGNILLADEISPDTCRFWDKNTMKKLDKDRFRRDLGDVREAYVEILERLS is encoded by the coding sequence ATGAGTATCGAGCAAAAAGAATTCCTTTACGAAGGAAAAGCAAAACAAATTTATGCAACGAATGATCCTGATAAAGTAATTATTCATTACAAAGATGATGCAACAGCTTTTAATGCACAAAAAAAAGGCTCTGTAGCTGATAAAGGGGAATTAAATAATAAAATCACGGAAATTATTTTTAAATATCTAGAAACAAAAGGTATTAAAACACATTTCATTGATCGTTTAAATGAGCGTGATCAATTATGTCATAAAGTAACCATTATGCCATTAGAAGTAATTGTACGTAATGTAATTGCTGGGTCAATGGCAAAACGTTTGGATATGAAAGAAGGTACTACTCCTCCAAATACTATTTTTGATTTATGTTACAAACGTGATGATTTAGGAGATCCCTTAATTAATGATGATCATGCTGTAGCGTTAGGTGCAGCAACTTATGATGAATTAAAATACATTTACGGAGTTACGGCTCAAATCAATGATATTTTAAAAGAACATTTCTTAAAAGAAGACATTATTTTAGTTGATTTCAAGATCGAATTTGGAAAAGATAAAGATGGAAATATCTTATTAGCTGATGAAATCAGTCCTGATACATGTCGTTTTTGGGATAAAAATACCATGAAAAAATTAGATAAAGATCGCTTTAGAAGAGATTTAGGAGACGTTCGTGAAGCGTACGTTGAAATTTTAGAGCGTTTATCTTAG
- a CDS encoding amidophosphoribosyltransferase (Catalyzes the formation of phosphoribosylamine from phosphoribosylpyrophosphate (PRPP) and glutamine; In the C-terminal sectio; belongs to the purine/pyrimidine phosphoribosyltransferase family; Contains 1 glutamine amidotransferase type-2 domain.; KEGG: rho:RHOM_05195 amidophosphoribosyltransferase), which translates to MNNKYKNLNSEHITRTPQLFNELREECGVFGVYSTKDIDTFSIAQFGMFALQHRGQEACGVSVLKDGEINTYKQTGLVLDAFKAIDEVEAFQGNGAIGHTRYSTTGDSSRKNIQPLYAVNRYGKPYFSIVHNGNLTGHESLREELIKEDLPFIATSDTEVMLRQIQQYADLSAQEAIRKTMQKVKGAYSILLLTDDKIAAFRDPNGIRPLCYGKIDEETWVFSSESCGLDAVGAEFIRDIEPGEIIVIDKVNGFQSFKMEEKHPKASCAFEFIYFARPDSNIENKNIHEIRVRSGEKLYEQSPVEADVVIGVPDSGVPSAIGYSRASGIPFEPILVKNRYMSRSFIVPTQEMRERVVNLKLNPIVSQIKGKRVVVLDDSIVRGTTSKRLVKILKDAGAKEIHFRSASPPIIAPCFLGIDTPDKKQLISANMTIEELTKYMDVDSLDFLSVDNLKCILESSNHCFGCFTEQYPVAKS; encoded by the coding sequence ATGAATAACAAATACAAAAACTTGAACTCAGAACACATAACTCGAACCCCACAACTATTTAACGAACTAAGAGAAGAATGTGGTGTTTTTGGTGTATATTCTACTAAAGACATTGATACTTTTTCTATTGCTCAATTTGGAATGTTTGCCTTACAACATCGAGGACAAGAAGCCTGTGGAGTATCTGTATTAAAAGATGGCGAAATTAATACCTATAAACAAACGGGTTTAGTTTTAGATGCTTTTAAAGCGATTGACGAAGTCGAAGCTTTTCAAGGAAATGGAGCAATAGGACACACACGGTATTCCACAACAGGAGATAGTAGTAGAAAAAATATACAGCCTTTATATGCCGTAAATCGTTATGGGAAACCTTATTTTTCCATCGTACATAATGGAAATTTAACAGGACATGAAAGTTTAAGAGAGGAATTGATTAAAGAAGATCTTCCTTTTATCGCAACATCTGATACAGAAGTTATGTTGCGCCAAATTCAGCAATATGCTGATCTATCAGCACAAGAAGCCATTCGAAAGACTATGCAAAAGGTTAAAGGAGCGTATTCAATTTTATTGTTAACAGATGATAAAATAGCCGCTTTTCGTGATCCTAATGGAATTCGACCATTGTGTTATGGTAAAATAGATGAAGAAACATGGGTTTTTAGCTCAGAAAGTTGTGGTTTGGACGCTGTTGGAGCAGAATTTATTCGAGATATAGAACCAGGAGAAATTATTGTGATTGATAAAGTCAATGGCTTTCAGTCATTTAAGATGGAAGAAAAACATCCTAAAGCTTCTTGTGCATTTGAATTTATCTACTTTGCGCGACCTGATTCTAATATAGAAAATAAAAATATCCATGAAATTCGTGTAAGAAGTGGTGAAAAATTATACGAACAATCTCCCGTTGAAGCAGATGTTGTTATAGGAGTTCCTGATTCTGGTGTGCCTTCGGCTATTGGTTATTCTAGAGCTTCAGGAATACCGTTCGAACCTATTTTAGTGAAAAATAGATATATGAGTCGTTCTTTTATCGTTCCGACACAAGAGATGAGAGAACGTGTGGTGAATTTAAAATTGAACCCTATTGTATCTCAGATTAAAGGGAAGCGTGTGGTGGTTTTAGATGATTCTATCGTTCGAGGAACAACCAGTAAACGTTTAGTAAAAATATTAAAAGATGCAGGAGCTAAGGAAATTCATTTTAGAAGTGCTTCTCCACCTATTATTGCACCTTGTTTTTTAGGAATTGATACACCTGATAAAAAACAACTTATTTCAGCTAATATGACTATAGAAGAATTAACAAAATACATGGATGTAGATAGTTTAGATTTCTTATCAGTAGACAATTTAAAGTGTATTTTAGAATCTTCTAATCATTGTTTTGGGTGTTTTACAGAACAATATCCTGTTGCAAAAAGTTAA
- the argB gene encoding acetylglutamate kinase (Belongs to the acetylglutamate kinase family.; KEGG: pdt:Prede_0025 acetylglutamate kinase) → MNSKQDITILKIGGNVINDPTLLKEVLIDFASITTPKILIHGGGKIAGNLSKKLGIEPKMHEGRRITDQETLDIVTMVYAGLLNKRIVSLLQEAKCNAIGLSGADANTIQANKRPVKDIDYGFVGDLNSESINESALTIFLQNGLTPVFCAITHNKKGQLFNTNADTIASSIANQLASTQHVRLIYCFEKKGVLQDIEDEDSYIPKITPEIYQDLKSKNIIFEGMIPKLDNAFNSINKGVKEVILCNPSNIKTLEEKTILCL, encoded by the coding sequence TTGAATTCAAAACAAGATATCACCATTCTAAAAATTGGAGGTAACGTAATCAATGATCCTACACTATTAAAAGAAGTTTTAATTGATTTTGCTTCTATTACCACTCCTAAAATATTAATTCATGGTGGAGGAAAAATAGCTGGAAACTTATCCAAAAAATTAGGGATTGAACCCAAAATGCATGAAGGAAGACGTATTACCGATCAAGAAACTCTTGATATTGTAACTATGGTATATGCAGGACTTCTCAACAAAAGAATTGTAAGCCTTCTTCAAGAAGCAAAATGTAATGCTATAGGTTTATCAGGTGCTGATGCTAATACAATTCAGGCGAATAAAAGACCTGTAAAAGATATCGATTATGGTTTTGTAGGTGATTTAAATTCTGAAAGTATTAATGAATCAGCATTGACCATTTTTCTACAAAATGGTCTCACACCTGTCTTTTGTGCCATCACACATAATAAAAAAGGACAGCTTTTTAATACAAATGCCGATACCATTGCTTCTTCTATTGCTAATCAATTAGCTTCAACACAACACGTTCGTTTGATTTATTGCTTTGAGAAAAAAGGTGTTTTACAAGATATAGAAGATGAAGACTCTTATATCCCTAAAATAACCCCTGAAATCTATCAAGATTTAAAAAGTAAAAATATTATTTTCGAAGGAATGATCCCCAAGCTTGACAACGCATTTAACTCTATAAATAAAGGAGTTAAAGAAGTTATTTTATGTAACCCTTCAAATATAAAAACCTTAGAAGAAAAAACAATTTTATGTCTATAA